TCTGTACACACAGCAAGTCAGACAAACATGAAAAACAATCCAAATGCAAGAAACATTCCAAAGCATTGCTGTGGTCTTTTAGTGGGATGTAGGTTGTTTAAGGCAAATCACACCGCATTTTTGTACACAGAGCAAGATAGGGACAATaatcacaataaacacagtGGTGGGGCTGCTACATATAATAGATTAGCCTATGCACTAGATGGCACTCAATTCCATACACTGCAGGAGGTTTAGCCAACTTGGCAAATGTTACCTAGAGACAAATGATAATAAGAATTAGAGCTGCAAACAGCGGTTTCAGGGGCTAAGCACCAAGACTCTATGAGCtgcacattcacaaacacacttcaATTGTTGCCTAAGCAATCACTGGAAAGCAGGGTCATAACTTTAGGAAGGAGAGGCCTAGATGAACAAAATGACAGCAGGGTGGCATTGCTACTGCAACTACTACTGCTGTGACCTGTGGCATCAAAATGATGAGCCAAATCTGGTGAAGACTCAACAAAATATGGAGGAGGAGTAGCAAAAATGGTAGTGAGATGCATgccttttttttgcatgttattGTAACGTTTGGCCAGTAGGTGGCAGGAGATTTGTTGCATAGCTTCAGGGCTTGGCCCTATAGAGGCCTACAAAGTTTTGTGTCAGTGCACAAAGTTGCTGTTGAGATACAGACTCCAGAGAACAGATAATACAGATATCTGTCTTTAGAAATGTACCATTCAAATCTGCAGATTTTTATACTCTTGACAGTAAGTTGATATTAATTCAAAGTAcagtattatatattaaaaggAGTAGGTTCTGTTTGGTGAGGAACATATTTTTTGTGTTGTATAGAACAGCTCATGCTAAATTATGTTGAGGTAGATGCAGCAATAATGGGCCAGAGAAAGCTTCTGACTGTAACCTTGTCTCCCATCTGGAGAGTAGCATCTGCCAGGTAAACAGTAAGCAACGATTACAGTCTCTGTATATTTTACACTTGTTTATTGTGAAATGTGGGTGAAATTATAAACCGCACTCATCAAGGGACTGAATGGTAAAGGAACCCTTCTCATTGTGTGGTTTAAAGTGGATGCAGGAGACAGAAGTTGCAGGATGACACTGGAACCTAAACATGAAAAAATGTCAGTAAAAGTAATGGATAATTTAGACCGAGGTCACAATgttgaaaaaacatttcatgtaGCAATAAACATGCTCATGGTCTATTACTATTATTCAATCTGTAAGCACATATCATTTAGATcatattattttgcaaaatCAAAACCATCCTCATCAGTGCACTAGCGGATGCCTCTGCAGGGAGCTCTGGTGAGCCAGATTCTGCCCTGTCGACTTCTGGGGAGAACTCGCCAGGTTGACCTTTGGCTGTGGCTCTGGGACAGAAGCTGCCCTGTTGGCCTAGTGAACAGAGTAAAAAAATATCATAGTTTTATCCCAGGTCtcctaaacaccacaacacaagatacaccattacacaaatGAGCTCTACCACTTTTATCAGGCAGGCTATATAATCAAGGAGCTCTGCCCAGAAACAGGCTCGGTCTGTGAGGTGGGACAGTAGGAACCCCAGCCACTGTTCTTCTTTGGGGTCCCACAGGCTATAAAGTTTGGTGTGACTCTCTTCTCCGGTGCACAAAACAGAGTTCTGACACATGCACAAAAGTCTCTATTGAGTTTATACAAAAaggtctaaaaataaaaacatccaaataaataaatcaattaaaaaactattaaaacaaATTAGGGAAGCATCttgatttacattacatttacaatagAGAGAAAAACAGCACTAAGCTTTTTACATTTAATGCCCCATAGAGATGCATATGTAAAAccatagagtgtgtgtgtgtgtgtatgtgtgtgtgcatgtattctTTATACTAAACAAGAGAAACCTATACTTGCATAACAAggctacatttatttaaaaatgctaCACTATATCACTCTGATAATGAAGTTACCCTTGTGttatgtacttttttgttttgttgttccTGGATGCACCatactttgctttttttttgtaagttgTAAGCACACCTATTAATTACATGATTAACTATGCTTTGATGTAGTAGTGAATTTTATATTGTTTGAGAGCTTTAAATTGTAGTAGTTGCTCAATGTAACTAGACTCTTATCCAGTTCAGAAATACTGTAAAACAATGCTTtcaatctgtctttctctcttggAACACTTGGTCCATGTTGCACACAGACATGAGAACGACCTGGGACATAAAGTGGCCAGGAATTTTACCATCAATAAACCTGAGTGAAGGCGTGAGAATGGAGCATGGGGATGGGGGGTGCCTCAGCATTTACCAAAATGTCTATTATAAAACTATTCACAAAAGGCTTTATCAGACAAATATTTtgtcagcctagacttaaacactgagactgtgcaagagtcctgaacactaattggaaggctggtCCATAGCTTTAGAGCTTGGTAAGAAAAaactctgccccctgctgtagccttcaCTATTTACTTCACTATTCACTATAAGGTATCAGCAAAGAGCCTGCATCTTATATCAAGGTAGACATGGTGGATCctaaaaataacaaaagttTTTCAGGTACTTTAGTGCGAAAACATTCATACCATTCATGCTTTAAAGGTCAGTAGTAGTGTTTAATAGTCAGTGAGAAATTTTACAGGGAGCCACAGCAGTGTGGATAAgctaggagtgatgtgttcatatcttctggttctagttaggactctagctgctgcattcatTGTGTAGTGACATTATAGTTCTTATCtgagcaatatttctgagacgAAAATAGGCTATGTAATATTATCTATGTAGATATTTGATATTGCAAACTGACATGATCTGAACAATCAGTTCTTATAGAGTAGATAACAATTAAATAacagtaaattaattaattaaagattattaaataaacatcaatAAACCTTAAATACTTAAAGTGAGCAGTAGATCAACCATATCTGAACTCCTTTTCTGTCTCCTGCATCTAATCCATATACAAATGAGAAGGATTACATCAGAATCAAGTCTCTTGATGGTTAGACATTATAATTATACACACATTTCAAAAGCGAGAGTTTAAAAACCACATTTCACAGAGTGCCTTTTATTACTGCTTACCTGCTAGATGCTACTTTATAGATGGAAACAAGATTAACAAGTTCAGTTCTTTGAACCAGGGAACTCCTTAAGACTACCACCCTATTATACAGCACCATATTGATCTATCTTCAAAAACCACTCCACTTAttttacatataatatataacctCTGAATTAACATTGAGATAATTATGTcagtgaaataattaaaatataatcagagatatacatataatatacatCAGTTGGTGGCATTCACATGTCTCCACTAGATGGCTGTCTTGTAATTTTAATTGTGTAGGTaactttttttgttgcttttaaaaaataaccaaTGCTCTCTCAAGTTCTGGTAGTCACTCCATTTTTAATCTAGTAACCATGATTACTCTTGATAGGGTTGATTTGTAAATGGTACCACATGAAtgtgtgataaaaaaaaggGATGAGGGGATAAAGACCGGATAAAAGAAAAATTAGGCATAACCACTatcaccaacaacaaaaaagagtTTAAgataataagataagataatacAGAATTGAAAAGAAGAGGAATCTTATGAGGTTATGTGATGCTATCACACGATGAAAACACAGAAGTTGAGATACAGGCATAGTGGTAAGTGCATAGTATAAATGCTGCGCTGGTGCTCAAATAACTTTACTTTTATTGTAAAGGCTTGTCGAATTATTTGAATTTCCTTTTCATTCTCTCATGCATAAAGTCTTATTCTCTTTATGcttattcttcttatttgtAAGTGTATTCTTTTCTGTACTAGAGTTTTCTGATTTAATGTGTCATACTATAGTGTATACAAGGAAGTAGATAAGAGGTAAAGATCCTTTAATCATTGTGGAGCTGGGGGCATGGTTGGGCACCAGTTTGTGATAGAAGGTGGACTAGGAGAGTGAATGGTAAGGATGAGCAatctgtgttacagtgtgaacTGTGAACAGTGGTGAGGATGAAATGGGGAGAGAAAAGAGCCAATGTAGAAAAAAGCACTGAAAAGCGACTgaaaaaacagcattaaaatatAGAGCTCCTCTGAGCTGCCCCGAACCTGCCCTCTATTTGCTCCTTACTTGCTAAACACTAGGGAGTGTCACAATTATGCAATAAGCTCAGATTCTCTGAATATGTTATTGTATAAATtacttatcatttatttaaataggaAGGAAGACAAGTTGCATTAAAAGGACATAACAGAACTCTTACTACAAGTATTTCTCCATCTAAAGAAAGTTCTGCAAATAAAATTAATCTACTGTGAAGATGCTTTCTCCAGATATATCCTACCACCATTTTTTCATTTGACAGAAATATTATGCTGGTGTAAAAGACTACAAACATAGCATAAACCTATTGCAATTTGTAAACCAGAAGTAAATACACGAATGCTTCATGTAGTCCTTTctgaagaaaatatataaagtcAACTCTGTCACAGCCTTGTTGGAAAAATGTGGCTTGAATACACCTGCTGACTTGTTACCCCaaaaaaacagagaaggaaGAGATTCTGCCTGTATTATGgtgaaaatatagaaaatatattttgccCAGATTATCCTTCTTGACACTAGTCTTCACCAATAAAGAAAtggaaatgtagagaatagactattaggtataatttaatacacattcatggaaaaatatattaaatatattaaaatgcaagtcagtgattcagatcactgctgtttaggccagcagagaaggccttgctggccctgatggcccaccactggatTAACCCAAAATTAGATGTATGCAATGCTTTTAATCCTATTAGGAGCACAAAAATGGCAAATAGAAAATAACTTTTATCACTGCACCAACTTTTAGGCCATCATAACTAGCTGATAATGTTTTATGGGCTATGTATTATACATTGGTGACATACTTATTTTCAATCATTTCAACAATATTTTTTCAAGCATTTATGTCTGTTTCTCACCAAACCTCTGGAAAAATAAGTATATATATTCTGAGTATGGACAAATGCAAGGTTCTTGCAACCACAAAGATTCTTGTTGTTTGTGAACTATTAGTCCAATGCTTCAGCTGTATGGacactcacctcacctcactgcTTAACAGTAGACCCAAATATCTTAGCTGGAATGATTCTGTATCAGAGGCCTTTCTGTCACTGGACTCACATTTCACTAGAGTCCCTTAGTCATCATGACACATCATTGCTATATGTAACAGAGTTAGATGCATCACAGAGTATGATATGGATTATCCTGTCACAACATCATGGTAGTCCCTATAAATAACACCCTGGCTAAATCCATTCATGGATGTTTACCCTAACAGAAGACAATATGATATAGAAAATCATCTTCTTCTGGCATCTCAAGAAGAATAGAGACTAGAGAATGGAAAAGGCATTTCATTATCCAAAGTGACCACAGACATGAATATGTGAAATCAACCAAATGATTAAAGCCCTGTAGAATCATTCAGTTTTATCCTCAACCAATTCTATTTCTAATCCCTGGTTACTCAGGCATCCAAAGAATGATCACTCTAATAAACAAACCCAGATGGCCCTCatacatagaaaaaaataatgagaaaatgaTGTTTCACAGTATATCAGACCTTGTCATGCGACTCCACAATGCAAAACATCTCATCATCTACCGACAGCAGAACCCTTACAAAAGAGATCTGAACTGATCTTGACCTTGATAATTTCTGCCTAGATTAACATGCCCCTGCACACTGATCCTCATTTTCTTCCTGAGTCTGTTTTGGTAAACATATTCATGTACAAATACAGCTGATAATGCtctttattcttattcttattcacacacagcattttatTACTGTTGTTTAATAGATtgttgtctctttttttttggtgtattgTCTAATTTTCTGTATACTGACTGCTTTAGTATTACCTCATATTTGGAACACAGAAGTTATGGATGACTCTTAAAACACTGAGGTGAACTTACTAACCTGAATTGACATATGCTTCAGTTACATTTTGGTCATGAACATTTCTAGGGCTGGCAATAATTGTGATATCCAGTCTTTTCTAGATCACATTTATCTCATAATTTCAGTGAcaattacagaaaattaatgaCAAAAACATCATCCACCTTTAACAAGGCTGGCAATAATTTTGAAGATGACTGTGCTATatgaatattgtgtgtgtgtgggggggggggcacagctttttaatatttccttgtgtatttatattctgCTAATTACTgagacaaaatattaaaatgaagagATATCTGTATATTTGGCATAAGCACAGATCCCACTGCTGTCTTCTTTCTCTCCAGAGATGGACTTGTGGTAGAATGGAGTTTTTTCTGAGGGACaaaaatttttaattattctgaaaaacacacaaccaaaaaataataattaaaaaatttataataGCTGCTAATCAGACCCCTTCTAACACAGTTGGGATTTATTAGgtatttgataaaaaaaatctcactgcAATTTTTCACTTAGGCATGCAATATAAGAGCATTATTCTGCTGCCATGTTTGTGTGATACTTACAGCATCTGTAGAGATTATTTACTCGTTTGATGTCATTTTGGCTCATCTGAGTGGCCTGGCCAAAGGcaacattgctgttggggataGGGACCATGGTGGCTAGGCCATTCTTAGAGAAAGCAGTTCTGAAgtagcaaataaaacaaaacccatTTTTAGTCCAGGAAAACCCATTTTTAATCCAGTGGTGCTTCCCTCTACCAAAGAATACAAACTGAAAGGATTCCACTTTTAGAACAGCTACTCATGTCTTATACTGGGACAGATTAGATAATTGAATATGTGCAtccaatatttaaaaaaatacaagagCCCGGAAAATAtgagaaaggaaatgatttccTGGAattgttatacagtatattaagaAAACTGCCTGACCTGTGGTACTGCATGACGGAGTTGTAGTCATAAGGAGTTCCCTGGTTCAGAGTAGCGATCTTGTCAAAGGCATATTTATAGCCttagtaaaaagaaaaacaacaataagTGGTGGGCTCATTAAGATTTATGAAAAGCTTAATCATATAAACCCTACCTGAATCATATAAACTCTAGCATATTTGTTGTATACGTTTACCAAAAACTTATGATAACCATTTCCATTGAGTGTTGCCAATGTTAAATAGTTATTGAAACTAAAATGCATATGCAGACTTACTATCAATGATGTTCTCCCACACAACGCGGATGTGATTGTCACGGTCACTGCGACACTGTTCGTGGTTGAACCCCAGAGCATGAAGAAGTTCATGCTGAACTGTGCTATGATAAATACATCCATTTCGGTCGAGAGACACAGTTTGGCCATACCCACGACGTCCAACATAAGAATAGCATCTGTGCAGGATAAAGAATTTATAATCCTGTTGATATATTTGATAATTTtccttgttttattttagtatttctAATTTAGAATTTGCTCTATTCTTCTTATTTTATTGTCCTAACACCAATAGCATTAATTAATTCCTGAGATTCCTTCAATTAAAAGTGGATCCAGAACCTATTCTAGGAACAATGGGCATGAAGCAGTAATATACCATAGAT
This genomic window from Hemibagrus wyckioides isolate EC202008001 linkage group LG27, SWU_Hwy_1.0, whole genome shotgun sequence contains:
- the LOC131347757 gene encoding low choriolytic enzyme-like isoform X1, producing the protein MNLFCAIAAAELSVGDLLERANSGIVRDVDEPKVIGDIAVDDEQDERNADPCTSSGCMWPKSSDGKVYVPYVIANHFASSELQVIQRGLDSFSSVTCIRFIPRSNQRDYISIESRSGCYSYVGRRGYGQTVSLDRNGCIYHSTVQHELLHALGFNHEQCRSDRDNHIRVVWENIIDSYKYAFDKIATLNQGTPYDYNSVMQYHRTAFSKNGLATMVPIPNSNVAFGQATQMSQNDIKRVNNLYRC
- the LOC131347757 gene encoding low choriolytic enzyme-like isoform X2, with the protein product MNLFCAIAAAELSVGDLLERANSGIVRDVDEPKVIGDIAVDDEQDERNADPCTSSGCMWPKSSDGKVYVPYVIANHFASSELQVIQRGLDSFSSVTCIRFIPRSNQRDYISIESRSGCYSYVGRRGYGQTVSLDRNGCIYHSTVQHELLHALGFNHEQCRSDRDNHIRVVWENIIDSYKYAFDKIATLNQGTPYDYNSVMQYHRTAFSKNGLATMVPIPNSNVAFGQATQMSQNDIKRVNNLYRC